Genomic window (Vigna unguiculata cultivar IT97K-499-35 chromosome 10, ASM411807v1, whole genome shotgun sequence):
AATGCAGACCCGTCAAGAAGAGGTGAACTGGGTAAACTTCAGGAAgaggttcctggagaagtaTTTTCCAGACTCGGCGAAACATGCACTAGAGGCGGAGTTTCTGACACTACAACAAGGTAGTAAACCAGTGCATACTTACATCGACCGGTTCGAGTACTTAGCGAGATTCTACTCGTAGGAGATCACAAAGGAATGGCGCTGTCGCAACTTTGAGGGAGGCTTAAGGCACGAGCTGGGCAGATTCCTAGTGCCACTACGGATCAGAGAGTTTCCAATTCGGGTGGAGCAGGCCAGGACCGTGGAGGAGTTAGAGTTTGGATCCAGTCGGGTCGCGAGGACACAGAAGAATACCTCTAAGACTAGACATCAGAAGGCGCCATACAAAAGGTCTTCATCGCCATCTTCAGGCCTGAGATGCTATAATTGCAGTGGGCCGCACCTTCGCAGGAACTGTACTAAAGCTGCGGGCAGTTCAGGTGCTAGTACTGAACATGTGAAGTGCTATAAGTGCGAGAAGATGGGACATTATGCAAGTCAATGTCCAGACAAGAAGGTGACCAGAGAAACACCATCACCGCAGAAGCAGTAGAGGGTGATAGTTGATCGACCTCGAGCAACGGGGAAAGTGTTTGGATTAACCAGTACTGAGGCCACTCAGGCAGGTAATCTCATACTTGACCGATGTTTATTGTTTGATAACAATGTTTTGGTGTTGTTTGACTCTAGAGCTACTCACTCATTCATCTCACAAGAATGTGTGAGTAGACTGGGACTAGTAGTCCGGGATTTGGGGTACGAACTGGCAGTCTCGACACCTGCCTCGGGACAAGTCTTGATCAACTTAGTCTGTGCTGGATGTTCTATTGAAGTGGCAGGACACAGGTTCAAACTGAATCTCATTTGTTTTGCCGTTGAAGGGCCTGGACGTAATACTTGGTATGGACTGGATGTCGGACAATCACGTCATTA
Coding sequences:
- the LOC114165307 gene encoding uncharacterized protein LOC114165307, with the protein product MANRRRRNNASADEIAQAIHRMVDAMQPVAAQPRAIVPPTRAVTTEDVLKHKPSKFNGKATPDEADAWLRECEKIFRVLQCTEAQRLNFATFLLVGDAEYWWTGMQQQMQTRQEEVNWVNFRKRFLEKYFPDSAKHALEAEFLTLQQGSKPVHTYIDRFEEFPIRVEQARTVEELEFGSSRVARTQKNTSKTRHQKAPYKRSSSPSSGLRCYNCSGPHLRRNCTKAAGSSGASTEHVKCYKCEKMGHYASQCPDKKVTRETPSPQKQATHSFISQECVSRLGLVVRDLGYELAVSTPASGQVLINLVCAGCSIEVAGHRFKLNLICFAVEGPGRNTWVVGSRSLGEPKLNFIFGYFGFGLEFEGLKENSNGHGSQEWLKNRS